From a region of the Rhipicephalus microplus isolate Deutch F79 chromosome X, USDA_Rmic, whole genome shotgun sequence genome:
- the LOC119162394 gene encoding uncharacterized protein LOC119162394, which yields MAMNDEAERMFMAMLKGSALRATPVVIDALAARESIDENCHGSGSVAVCEETTDEDGARNLQTTSSSTAGEMGTGPAPQGKRSGGAPEWTPGETKLLLDYHYKYFPEVGPFKKYKNKKMLFKQVSQDLADVLGGSKTPQQCENRVKTVIRQKRKACDNNKSGAQPCPVPFDDEMRKIESIDDSLEPEVQRDSYGATYKATSSSSDSSADVPSTSPEISSTPASGSDSGKSTKGPADTKKRKLRASTSRMQQMQYFF from the exons ATGGCGATGAATGATGAAGCCGAGCGGATGTTCATGGCAATGCTAAAGGGGTCAGCTCTACGTGCTACACCAG TCGTTATCGATGCCTTGGCCGCACGGGAGAGCATTGACGAGAATTGCCACG GTAGCGGGAGCGTCGCAGTGTGTGAGGAAACGACGGACGAAGACGGAGCCCGTAATTTGC AAACCACCAGTTCATCAACCGCCGGCGAGATGGGAACGGGCCCAGCGCCACAAGGGAAAAGAAGTGGCGGAG CTCCTGAGTGGACACCAGGGGAAACTAAACTCCTATTAGACTATCACTATAAATACTTCCCTGAAGTTGGCCCTTTCAAAAAGTATAAAAACAAGAAGATGCTTTTTAAACAGGTTTCCCAGGATCTGGCTGATGTGCTTGGAGGCAGCAAAACGCCACAGCAATGTGAAAATCGCGTAAAAACGGTAATAAGGCAAAAGAGAAAAGCGTGCGATAATAACAAGTCCGGTGCTCAACCTTGCCCTGTCCCATTCGACGATGAAATGCGAAAAATTGAAAGCATTGACGACAGCCTCGAGCCCGAAGTCCAAAGGGACTCTTATGGAGCGACGTACAAGGCAACTTCATCAAGTTCTGACAGCTCAGCTGATGTACCCTCAACTTCACCTGAAATCTCCAGTACTCCGGCGAGTGGTTCAGACAGTGGGAAAAGCACAAAAGGGCCAGCAGACACCAAGAAAAGGAAACTTCGCGCTAGTACCAGTCGTATGCAGcagatgcaatattttttttga
- the LOC119162194 gene encoding putative nuclease HARBI1, which yields MRSEAAKRRRLDEELLLLLDAESSTGSSTSSSLESSSSSSDDDDDLTLYEFMLEYLFSPPEQRPKVESYLENTVAAYSDEEFRRNFRLSRSVAKALAAEFAKSPHYPSRRDHGGLPPKSPEEHVLSFLWYAANESCIRDVAGRSEVGESTHHRMMYRVMDFLPDIAPRIVTFPDDMEKLSNDFKQVSGFPDTIGCIDGSYIPVMCPAGKVRSVYVNRHHYPSLTLQGICDNQKRFLDVSTGAPSKIHDARIFRLSTVSKKLPQLCAGKYHIRGDAAYPSREYLMSPIRDYGSLDASDKAFIAKLSSTRVLIENAFGELKGRFRQLQRVNLTTVDNMAKFILACCVLHNICIDNGDSPDGLVPGMHLNSQGANDPNPSGARVHSGTSREESL from the exons ATGCGTTCGGAAGCAGCTAAGCGCCGCCGTCTTGACGAGGAATTGCTGCTACTTTTAGATGCTGAAAGCTCCACAGGTTCAAGCACAAGCTCATCCTTggagagcagcagcagcagcagcgatgacgacgacgatttgACGTTGTATGAGTTTATGTTGGAGTACCTGTTCTCTCCGCCGGAGCAGCGACCGAAGGTTGAGTCGTACCTGGAAAATACGGTTGCCGCGTATTCTGACGAAGAG TTTCGCAGAAACTTCCGACTGTCACGGTCAGTTGCAAAGGCGCTTGCTGCCGAATTCGCGAAGTCGCCGCACTACCCTTCAAGAAGAGACCACGGAGGCCTACCCCCCAAGTCCCCTGAAGAGCATGTCCTTTCATTTCTATG GTATGCCGCCAACGAATCCTGCATACGGGATGTTGCAGGACGTTCTGAAGTTGGGGAAAGCACGCACCACAGGATGATGTATCGAGTCATGGATTTCCTTCCCGACATTGCCCCCCGCATCGTGACCTTCCCAGATGACATGGAGAAACTTTCCAACGACTTTAAGCAG GTTTCAGGGTTTCCGGACACTATTGGCTGCATTGACGGAAGCTATATTCCGGTCATGTGCCCTGCTGGTAAAGTGCGGTCAGTGTATGTGAATCGGCACCACTACCCATCCTTGACGCTGCAGGGAATATGCGACAACCAGAAGAGGTTCCTAGATGTCAGCACAGGTGCACCCAGCAAAATTCACGACGCCAGGATCTTCCGGCTTTCAACCGTTTCGAAGAAACTGCCTCAACTCTGCGCTGGGAAATACCACATTCGTGGGGACGCAGCGTACCCATCTCGCGAGTACCTAATGTCTCCCATTCGCGACTACGGAAGCCTCGATGCCTCTGACAAGGCATTTATTGCCAAACTTTCATCTACCCGAGTGCTAATTGAAAATGCGTTTGGGGAGTTAAAGGGTAGGTTTCGGCAGCTGCAGCGTGTGAACCTCACGACAGTAGATAACATGGCAAAATTTATCCTCGCATGTTGTGTCCTCCACAACATCTGCATCGACAACGGTGACTCGCCTGATGGTCTAGTTCCAGGCATGCATCTGAACTCTCAGGGTGCTAATGATCCGAACCCTAGTGGAGCCAGAGTCCACAGCGGAACATCCAGAGAAGAGAGCCTCTAA